Part of the Caballeronia sp. SL2Y3 genome is shown below.
TCGGGCATCTTCGTCATCTCGACTTTCGCCGCGATATACGCGCCCGCCGCGCCGCCGATAATCAACGCGGCGAACAGAAGCGACAGCCCGAGCGAGAGATTGGACCCGAGATAAGCGGCCTGTTTCGCGATCAGCGCGAGCGTCGTGAAAATGGCGATGGCCATGCCCGCCATGCCGAACGTATTGCCGATGCGCGCGGTCTTCGGATTCGACAGGCCCTTGAGCGCCTGAATGAAGCACACCGAAGCGATCAGATACAGCAGAGTGACGACGTTCATGCTCATTTACGCGCCCTCCTTGCTGGTCAGCTTTCTCGGCTCCTTCTTCTTGAACATTTCGAGCATGCGCCGCGTGACGAGAAAGCCGCCGAACACGTTCACCGCCGCGAGCAGCACCGCGAGCGCGCCGAAGAACTTGCCGGTGCCGCCGACCGTGAGACCGACCGCGAGCATCGCGCCGACGATCACGATCGCCGAAATGGCGTTCGTGACGGCCATGAGCGGCGTATGCAGCGCGGGCGTCACGTTCCAGACCACGTGATAGCCGACGTAGATCGCCAGCACGAAGATGATGAGGTTGATCACCGTATGGTTGATGACGTCCATGTTCGTCTCCGTGTCAGGCGGTCGCGCGGGCAAGCTGTCCGTCGCGGCACTGGAGCGTGGCCGCGACGATGTCGTCCGCGAGGTCGATGTTGAGCGTGCCTTCCTTCGTCAGGATGAGCTTCAGGAAGTCGAGCAGATTGCGGGCGTAGAGCGCGGAGGCGTCGGCGGCGACCATCGAGGCCAGATTCGTGTGGCCGACGATATGCACGCCGTGCTTCGTCACCACCTGATCGACTTCGGTGAGCGGGCAATTGCCGCCTTTTCTGCCTTCGAACTCGGGGCCGCGTCCGGC
Proteins encoded:
- a CDS encoding NAD(P) transhydrogenase subunit alpha, giving the protein MDVINHTVINLIIFVLAIYVGYHVVWNVTPALHTPLMAVTNAISAIVIVGAMLAVGLTVGGTGKFFGALAVLLAAVNVFGGFLVTRRMLEMFKKKEPRKLTSKEGA